GCCGGCCGCAGCGTGCATTCATCCTGCATTCGGCACGTCACGGGAGGATGAAGGAGCATGGCCGGGCACTCCAAGTGGGCCAACCGCAAGCACCGCAAGGCTCGGCAGGACGCGAAGAAGGGGAAGATCTTCTCCAAGCTGGCCCGGGAGATCATCACCGCCGTGCGGCAGGGCGGCGGGGATCCGGAGGCCAATCCCCGCCTGCGCCTGGCGCTGGAACGGGCGCGCCAGTTCAGCATGCCGGCGGAGAACATCGAGCGGGCCATCAAGCGCGGTCTGGGCGAGTCCGATGCGGAGAGCTACGAAGAACTCATCTACGAAGGCTACGGACCCGGCGGCGTGGCCCTCATGCTGGAGATCCTGACCGACAACCGCAACCGCAGCGCCGGCGAGATCCGGCACATCTTCGCCAAGCATGGCGGCAACCTGGGCGAGAGCGGGTGCGTGGCCTGGATGTTCGACCGCAAGGGCGTGATCACCGTCCCTGCCCAGGGAGCGCCGGCGGAAGACGACCTGCTGCTCCTGGCCGTGGAGGCCGGGGCCGAGGACCTGAAGGCCGAGGACGGCAGCTTCATGATCTACACCGATCCCGATGACCTGCACCGGGTCCGGGAGGCGCTGGAAAAGGCCGGCGTGCCGGTGGAAGATGCCGGGCTGCGCATGGTCCCCAAGACCGAGGTGAAGGTGGAGGGCAAGGAGGCGGAGCAGCTGCTCCGCCTGCTGGATGCCCTGGAGGACCACGACGACGTCCAGGAGATTTACGGCAACTTCGAACTGCCCGACGAGCTGCTGGTGGAATCCTGAACGGGCCCGGCCGGTCCGGGGAAGGCGGCCCGCCGCGGCCCGCGACGGCATCCCTGCGGTATCGGGGGCCGCGGGCGGCGCGATGGTCACCGGGCATCGCGGTGGTATAGGGCAAGGCCCCTCCGGGCATCCTCGCCTTCCAGAAGAAGTGCCCGCCGCCGGGCGGGTACGGTTTGGGAGGCGGGCCAGTGGGATTGGGGCGCAGGCAGGCGGTGGCGGCCACACTGGTGGCGGTGGCCATCCTGGGCGGGGTGGCCGCGGGCGCCTACTGGTGGCGGCTGGATGCCGGGCGGGACGAACCGGCGCCGGCCGCCCGAAAGCCTGCGCCGCCCGTACGGGCCACCACCCTGACGGCGGAGACCCGGCTGGTGGAGCGAACCCGGTACCCGGCTTGCCGGGGCGTGGTGCTGGAGACGGAGCGGCCGCCCACCGCCCTGGAAGCAGGCTGGCACGTGGCCGACCTCTTGCGCAGCCGCGACACCTGGCGGCTGGTGGAGGCTACGCCCGACCGCGTGGTCCTGGAGCGGGAGGTCCGGGAGCCGTGCCCGCCCCAGGCTTGGCTGCGGTACCGCACGGTGGGCCTGCACCAGGGGCGGGTGGCGGTGTTCTACGGCCGGCCCGACGACAAGGGTGACGGCCTCGGGCCCCTGCGCCTGCTGACCACCGTGCCCGAGGAGCGCCTCCTGCCCGGCGACCGGCGCCGCCTGGAGCGAGGCATGGTGGTGGAAGGCGAGGCCGAGGCCTGGCATGTGCTGGAGAGCCTGACCCCGTAGCTGCGGCCCGTCGCCGGCGGCCGCGAACGGGCTGGAACCACCTCTCGCTGGAGGCCGCGGGTGGAGTCCCGTTCCGGAGGCCGCGGTCCCGTTGACTGGATGAGACTGGGCCAAGGGGCGCCCGCTCCCGTTCCGGCGCCCTTTCGACGTTCTTGCCACGCCCTTTCCATGCTGCCTTCCAGGCCGCTTCCCAGGCCGCTGCGCAGGCGTCCTGCACCCGCCCAGATGGGACCCAGGCCGTGATCGGCCGCCCGGGACGGGCGGGCCCTCCCATGGCCAGGCCGGGGCCCGGCGCGGCCGGTCGGGGCGGCCCTTCCCTGCCATGCCGCTGCGGTGGACCACCCCGGCTCCGCCGCCACGGGGTCCGGCGCCCCACGGTCCTCGGCGCGGCCCTTGCCTTTCCACAAGGAACCACCCTGCCACCTGTCGAACCCCCACCGGATGAACGGAGGGATGAGCGTTGCAGGTGCTGGGCATCGACCCGGGGACGGCGACCATGGGCTTCGGCGTCGTGGCGGTGGCCGGTACCACCCTGGTGCCCGTGACGTATGGCGTGATCCGCACGCCGGCGAGCCAGCCCCCGGCTCAGCGCCTGGCCGCCATCTACCGGGATCTCCAGGAGCTGCTCCGCCGCTACCAGCCCCAGGCGATGGCGGTGGAGCGCCTGTTCCTCCAGAAGAACCGGTCCAGCGCCCTGCACGTGGGTCAGGCCCGGGGCGTTGCCCTGCTGGCAGCGGCCCAGGCGGGGCTTCCCGTCCACGAGTACGCTCCCCACGAGGTCAAGCAGGCGGTGGTGGGGTACGGCCGCGCCTCCAAGGTCCAGGTGCAGCGCATGGTGCAGGCGCTGCTCGGGCTCGCCCGGCCGCCCGTACCCGACGATGCCGCCGATGCCCTGGCGGTGGCCGTGTGTTGCCTGCATGCCCAGACCTCGGCCTGGGCAGGGACCGGGGCCCCGGGGCGGGGCGGATCGCGGAGCCTTCCGGCCGGCGGTGCGGCACCGTTCCAGAGGGGGGCGATCCGGTGATCGCCTTCTTGCGCGGCGAGCTGGCCGGTTTCCACGGTGATGAAGCCTGGATCGACGTGGGCGGGGTGGGCTTCCGGGTAGCGGTCTCCCGCCAGACCCAGCGCCGGCTGCCGCCGGTGGGTGAGCCCGTGCGGCTCCTCACCCGGCTGGTGGTCCGGGAAGACCAGTGGTCCCTCTACGGCTTTGCCACGGCCGACGAGCAGGCGGCCTTCGACGCCCTGGTGGCCGTGTCGGGGGTCGGCCCGCGGGTGGCCCTCTCGGTGCTGTCGGTCCTGACCCCGGAAGACCTGCGGCGGGCCGTGGTCCTCCAGGATCCGGCCCTGCTGACCCGGGTGCCCGGGGTCGGGCCCAAGCTGGCCCGGCGGCTGCTGACGGAATTGCGCGACCGGCTGGGCCAGCCGCTGGCGGAGGACGGCGCCACGGGCGGCCTGGCCGCCACGGGCACGGCGGGCGCGGTCCCTTCGCCGGGCGCCGGCGAAGCCTCGCCCCGGGACGATGCCCTGGCGGCCCTAGAGGCCCTGGGTTACAGCCGCGCTGAGGCCGAGGGTGCCCTGGCGGCGGTGGCCGGCCAGGTCGAACCGGGCGCCCCGGCGGCGGCCTGGGTGCGGGCCGCCCTGCGGGCCCTGGCCGGCGCCCGAGCGGCGGGAGGTGCGGCCCGGTGATCGAGGAAGAACGCGTGGTCTCCAGCCGCCTGCAGGCCGGCGATGCACCGCTGGAGGCGGGGCTGCGGCCCCAGTCCCTGGACGACTTCCCGGGCCAGGAAAGGGTCAAGGAGAAGCTTTCCATCTATATTCAGGCGGCCCGCGAGCGGGGCGACGCCCTGGACCACGTGCTGCTGTACGGCCCCCCCGGCCTGGGCAAGACGTCCCTGGCCCAGGTCATCGCCCGGGAGCTGGGCGTGGGCTTCCGGATGACCTCCGGCCCTGCCATCGAGCGGGCCGGTGACCTGGCCGCGCTCCTGACCAACCTGAACGACCGGGACGTCTTGTTCATCGACGAGATCCACCGGCTGCCGCGGCCGGTCGAGGAGATCCTCTACCCGGCCATGGAGGATTTCGCCCTGGACCTGATCATCGGCAAGGGCCCCGCCGCCCGGTCCCTGCGCATCGACCTGCCCCGCTTCACCCTGGTGGGTGCGACCACCCGGGCGGGACGGCTGACGGGTCCCCTGCGGGACCGCTTTGGCGTCCTGCTGCGCCTGGAGTACTACCGGCCCGAGGAGCTGACCCGGATCGTGTTGCGGGCCGCCGGCATCCTGGGGGTCGCCATCGACCCCGAAGGCGCCGCGGAGGTGGCCCGGCGGGCGCGAGGCACGCCGCGGGTGGCGAACCGGTTGCTGCGCCGGTTGCGGGATTACGCCCAGGTGCGGGCGGAGGGCGTCATCACCGCGGAGGTGGCCCGGGCGGGCCTGGATCTGATGGAGGTCGACCCGCTGGGCCTGGATCGGGCCGACCGGCGGCTGTTGACGGTCATGGCCCAGCATTACGGCGGCGGGCCGGTGGGGCTCGAGACCCTGGCCGCGGCCATCGGCGAGGAACCCGAAACCATCGAGGACGTCTACGAGCCCTACCTCATGCAGATGGGTTTCCTCCAGCGCACACCCCGCGGGCGGGTCCTGGCGCGCCGCGCTTACGAGCATCTGGGCCTGCCCGTGCCGGCCTGGCTGGACGCTGAAAGCCCGGAAACCGGGGTGCGGCCAGGCGGGACGCGGGCGGGCTCCGGCCCGGCCCGTAGCGGTGCGGGATCGGCCCGGGACGAAACCGGCAGCGCCCAGCAGGAACTGCCCGGGCTGGGCTTGTAAACATTTCGTCATCTTATTGTAAACTTTGTAGGAGATGTGGGATGGGCCGGGAATAGCGAAATAAGACAGGAGAAGACCGGAAGGCCGGGTGAGGACCGTGGGGCTGACGGACATCGGACGCTGGCTGGTGTTCATGGGCCTGGGCCTGGCGGCCCTGGGGCTCCTTCTCTGGCTTGCTGGCCGGGCCGGCTTCGGCGGCCTGCCTGGGGATATCGTCATCCGGCGCGGAAACTTCACCTTCTTTTTTCCTCTCGCCAGCTCGCTGCTGTTGAGCTTGCTCTTGACCCTGGTGCTGAATCTGCTGTTCCGCGGGCGCTAGCGGCCTGCCGGGCCGGTGCTGCGGGTTCCTGGCCGCCGGGCGGGTCCGGCGGCCGGTTGGCCGCCGCCGGTCCCGCGCCGGCGGCCGCCTGCCCGGGGCGGCGGCCGGCGATGGTGGATGATGGGGGAGGGGCCGGTGGATCCGGTGGTGGCCAGCCGGACGGGTGGCCGGCGGCGGGACCTTGCCGACGGGGTGGAGCCATGCATCCAAGCCCCCTGGGGACGGACCAGCTAATCGTCCAGGCAAAGGCCGGGGATGAGCATGCCCGCAACGAGTTGATCCGGGCGTACACCCCCTTTGTGCTCAAGGTGGCCTCCCGCGTGTGCGGCCGCTACCTGCACGCCGGCCAGGACGAGGAGATCAGCATCGGCCTGTTGGCCTTCAACGAGGCCATCGACCGCTTTGACGACACCCGGGGCAACAACTTCATCGCCTTCGCCGAGACGGTGATCAAGCGCCGGCTCATCGACCACTTCCGCAAGCAGTCGGCGGCGCGGGCCGTGGTCCCCTTCAGCGACCTGGAGACCGAAGACGAGGAGGGCCACCCCGTCAACCAGGTGGACATCCAGGCTGCCCTGGACCAGCACGCCCTGGCGGAGGAAGCCTGGGAACGCCGGCAGGAGATCCTGCGCTTCCAGCAGGAGCTGGCCCTCTTCGGCATCCGCTTCAGCGATCTGGTGGAGAACTGCCCCAAGCACAAGGATGCCCGGGACCGGGCCATCCAGGTGGCCCGGCGCCTGGCATCGGTGCCGGCATACCGGGAGGCGCTGCTGAAGAACCGGACCCTGCCCCTGCGGGAACTGGCGGCCGACCCCGAGGTGCAGGCATCCCGCAAGACGCTGGAGCGCCAGCGCAAGTACATCGTCGCCGTTGCCCTGATCCTCATCGGCGATTATGTATTTCTCCAGGAATACCTGGCGTGAGGAACACGGGGCGCGAGGCGGGCGCGGGGCGGATTTTTGGGGGCGGAGGCGACATTCACCCCAGAACCGAACCCGTTCTTTGCGTAAGGACTAACGGAGGCCGGATTTTGATGGACGGACCGGCCGCGGGAGGCGTGCAGGGCCGTGACGACAAAGGCGGTCGTGCTGGAAATCGACGGAGATAGTGCCGTCGTCCTGCGGGAGGGGGGCCAGTTCCTGCGGGTGCCCCTGCGCGGTCGCCGCTGGTACGTGGGCCAGGAGGTTCATCTGGACCTGGTGGTCCGGCGCCCCTACTGGCGCCCGCTGCTGGCCTGGGCGGCCGCGGCGGCTCTGCTGGTGGCCGTCTTCAGCGGCTTCCTGGTGACCCCGGCGGCGGCGGGTCCGGCAAGCTACGTCACCGTCGACCTGGATCCGGCCAGCGTCGGGCTGGTGACGGACCCCTGGGCGGCGGTGCTGGGGGTCGAACCCTTGACCGAGGCGGCGGCGGCCCTGGTCGACCCGGTGGCCTGGGTCGGCCTGCCGGTGGACCGGGTGGTGGTCCTGCTGGTGGAACGGGCCGCCCGGCAGGAAAGCCTTCTGCCCGGAGTGGTGGTGATCGCTGCCGCACCGCTGGATGATGGCCGGCGCCTGCCACCGGCTGTACGCCAGGCGGTGGCCCGTGCCCAGCGGGGTGCGGCCGTGGTGCTGCGCCAGCGGCCGGAGGCGGTGGCCGCCGCGGTGGTGGCCGTGGACGAGCCGCACCTGGGGCCCCGGCTGGCCCGGCTGGCGCGGCAGGCGGGGCTGTCGGTGTTCAAGACCGCGGCGGTCCTGGGGGCTGAGGTGGAGGCCCTCGACCGGCAGGGGACGGGTACGGCCCTGGAGCCCGCGGTGGTAGGGGACCTGCTGGCCCGCCTGGCCAGCCTGCCACCGGAGCAGGTGCGGCGGGGATGGACCGGCACCGGCCGGCCGGGGCAGGGAGGAACCGGCGGGCCCGTGGCGGGTCCCGGCGGCGTGGCCCGGCCCGGACCGGACCGCAGCGAAGAGGGACCCGCTGCGGGCGCGGGGAACGGGGGCCCGGGCAAGGGGAACCCCGGCGGCGGGCATGCTGCGCCCGGTGGCGGGAACGCCGGCAACGGGCGTGACCGGGATGCGGGCGGCGAGGGCGGTGCCGGGGCCGCGGACGTGCTGGCCGGCCTGGAGCGGGTGAGCGCCCTCCGCCAGGTGCTGCAGGACGGCATCCTGCAGGTGATCCTGCCCGTGAACCTCCTGCGCTCCCCGGACGGCGGGGCGGAACGGGAGCCGAAGCGCGAGGGCAAGGCCAGGGGACATCGCGGCGATCAGGACACCGCGGGCGGTGGGGAAGACAAGGCCGGGGGCCGCCAGGCAGGCCACGGCGGCGGTGCGGGAGGGGACTCCGGTCCGGGAGCCGGCCCGGGGAAGAAGGCCGGGGCCGGCCACAAGCCCAAGGAGCGGACGGGTTCCGGTGCTCCAGGTACCCAGGTTCGACCCGGGCTGCCGGGCTCGTCCCCGGTTCCTTCGTTGCCCGGGTGGCCGCGGGCCCTGCCCGGCGGGAGCGGCGGCACCGGAGGGAGCGGGAACGGTGGTTCGGGTGCGGGTTCTGGGAGCGGCGGGCAGGGGGATGGCAGCATCCACCTGCCCCTCCCCCTGCCCGGCACCGGCCTGGGCGGGTCCACCCGCCCGGCTGCGGGAGGCGGCTCCGGCAGCACCGGGACCACGGCGGGGTCCACCGGCGCCGGCACGGGGAGCGGAGCCACCAGCGGGGATGGAGGGGGCGGCGGCCCAACCGCGGGCACCGGCACGAGCGGCGGAACGGGCAGCCAAGCGGGGTCGCCGGGATCGACGGCCGGCGATACCGGCACGGGCCCAGCGGGTGGCGGGATGCTGCTGGACGACCTGGAGGGGCTGGTGACCTGCCAGGACGGGGGCAGGCTCCTGGGCTCCCTGGTGGGCGGCATCACCGATCCCTTGCTGTGTCGTTAAGGTGGCGTGAGAGCAGGGAAGGATTGCCGGGCGCAGGCAGCAACGC
This is a stretch of genomic DNA from Thermaerobacter sp. PB12/4term. It encodes these proteins:
- a CDS encoding YebC/PmpR family DNA-binding transcriptional regulator, yielding MAGHSKWANRKHRKARQDAKKGKIFSKLAREIITAVRQGGGDPEANPRLRLALERARQFSMPAENIERAIKRGLGESDAESYEELIYEGYGPGGVALMLEILTDNRNRSAGEIRHIFAKHGGNLGESGCVAWMFDRKGVITVPAQGAPAEDDLLLLAVEAGAEDLKAEDGSFMIYTDPDDLHRVREALEKAGVPVEDAGLRMVPKTEVKVEGKEAEQLLRLLDALEDHDDVQEIYGNFELPDELLVES
- the ruvC gene encoding crossover junction endodeoxyribonuclease RuvC gives rise to the protein MQVLGIDPGTATMGFGVVAVAGTTLVPVTYGVIRTPASQPPAQRLAAIYRDLQELLRRYQPQAMAVERLFLQKNRSSALHVGQARGVALLAAAQAGLPVHEYAPHEVKQAVVGYGRASKVQVQRMVQALLGLARPPVPDDAADALAVAVCCLHAQTSAWAGTGAPGRGGSRSLPAGGAAPFQRGAIR
- the ruvA gene encoding Holliday junction branch migration protein RuvA, whose product is MIAFLRGELAGFHGDEAWIDVGGVGFRVAVSRQTQRRLPPVGEPVRLLTRLVVREDQWSLYGFATADEQAAFDALVAVSGVGPRVALSVLSVLTPEDLRRAVVLQDPALLTRVPGVGPKLARRLLTELRDRLGQPLAEDGATGGLAATGTAGAVPSPGAGEASPRDDALAALEALGYSRAEAEGALAAVAGQVEPGAPAAAWVRAALRALAGARAAGGAAR
- the ruvB gene encoding Holliday junction branch migration DNA helicase RuvB encodes the protein MIEEERVVSSRLQAGDAPLEAGLRPQSLDDFPGQERVKEKLSIYIQAARERGDALDHVLLYGPPGLGKTSLAQVIARELGVGFRMTSGPAIERAGDLAALLTNLNDRDVLFIDEIHRLPRPVEEILYPAMEDFALDLIIGKGPAARSLRIDLPRFTLVGATTRAGRLTGPLRDRFGVLLRLEYYRPEELTRIVLRAAGILGVAIDPEGAAEVARRARGTPRVANRLLRRLRDYAQVRAEGVITAEVARAGLDLMEVDPLGLDRADRRLLTVMAQHYGGGPVGLETLAAAIGEEPETIEDVYEPYLMQMGFLQRTPRGRVLARRAYEHLGLPVPAWLDAESPETGVRPGGTRAGSGPARSGAGSARDETGSAQQELPGLGL
- a CDS encoding DUF2905 family protein — protein: MRTVGLTDIGRWLVFMGLGLAALGLLLWLAGRAGFGGLPGDIVIRRGNFTFFFPLASSLLLSLLLTLVLNLLFRGR
- the sigI gene encoding RNA polymerase sigma factor SigI, producing the protein MHPSPLGTDQLIVQAKAGDEHARNELIRAYTPFVLKVASRVCGRYLHAGQDEEISIGLLAFNEAIDRFDDTRGNNFIAFAETVIKRRLIDHFRKQSAARAVVPFSDLETEDEEGHPVNQVDIQAALDQHALAEEAWERRQEILRFQQELALFGIRFSDLVENCPKHKDARDRAIQVARRLASVPAYREALLKNRTLPLRELAADPEVQASRKTLERQRKYIVAVALILIGDYVFLQEYLA
- a CDS encoding anti-sigma factor domain-containing protein, with product MTTKAVVLEIDGDSAVVLREGGQFLRVPLRGRRWYVGQEVHLDLVVRRPYWRPLLAWAAAAALLVAVFSGFLVTPAAAGPASYVTVDLDPASVGLVTDPWAAVLGVEPLTEAAAALVDPVAWVGLPVDRVVVLLVERAARQESLLPGVVVIAAAPLDDGRRLPPAVRQAVARAQRGAAVVLRQRPEAVAAAVVAVDEPHLGPRLARLARQAGLSVFKTAAVLGAEVEALDRQGTGTALEPAVVGDLLARLASLPPEQVRRGWTGTGRPGQGGTGGPVAGPGGVARPGPDRSEEGPAAGAGNGGPGKGNPGGGHAAPGGGNAGNGRDRDAGGEGGAGAADVLAGLERVSALRQVLQDGILQVILPVNLLRSPDGGAEREPKREGKARGHRGDQDTAGGGEDKAGGRQAGHGGGAGGDSGPGAGPGKKAGAGHKPKERTGSGAPGTQVRPGLPGSSPVPSLPGWPRALPGGSGGTGGSGNGGSGAGSGSGGQGDGSIHLPLPLPGTGLGGSTRPAAGGGSGSTGTTAGSTGAGTGSGATSGDGGGGGPTAGTGTSGGTGSQAGSPGSTAGDTGTGPAGGGMLLDDLEGLVTCQDGGRLLGSLVGGITDPLLCR